A genomic stretch from Moraxella nasicaprae includes:
- a CDS encoding DUF3144 domain-containing protein gives MSNQPNNENFNEEEFQAQMNAFFERADAIINLANSQLSPSSHSGQVAASLNYAAARFAISAATIGFVKGSDLAKEKDEIIKFYTQKYQQMLIENLDQYIENFDKYVQLTDQQG, from the coding sequence ATGAGCAATCAACCAAACAACGAAAACTTTAATGAAGAAGAATTTCAAGCTCAAATGAATGCTTTTTTTGAGCGTGCAGATGCCATCATTAATCTTGCCAATAGTCAACTTAGCCCAAGCTCGCACTCTGGGCAAGTGGCCGCATCGCTCAACTATGCCGCTGCTCGTTTTGCCATCTCGGCTGCAACCATCGGCTTTGTTAAAGGCAGTGACTTAGCAAAAGAAAAAGATGAGATTATTAAGTTTTATACACAAAAATATCAACAAATGCTCATCGAAAATCTTGACCAATACATCGAAAATTTTGATAAATATGTTCAGCTTACTGACCAGCAAGGCTGA